The Prevotella melaninogenica nucleotide sequence TATAATTAAACTTATCAAAGTTTGTAAAGCCCATCTCTTCCAACTGTTGTTGGCTTCGCTGGCGGTCTTCATCTGTGTTATATTCAGGTATCAAGGGTAGACGGATGATTACCTTATCAGCATATCCGTTCGCTGCTAACCATTGAAGATTACTAACGACCTGCTTATTCTCTTTACGTCCATACGCTTTGTAGATATCAGGGTTCATGTCCTTTATATCTACATACCACATCTGCACCAACGAGGCAATAGCTTTGACATTCTCAAGCGGTACGTTGAGCGATGTCTCTATTGTCAACTTCCATTCGGGATTCATGATCTCGGCAAAGGCCTTGATGAAGTCTGAACGTAAAAGGG carries:
- a CDS encoding radical SAM protein, producing MQSEITAPFIAINRHRLTTDGEGVTTLVGFHGCPLHCEYCLNAQCLQADGVWCRLTPGELYSEVEIDDLYFVATGGGICFGGGEPLLRSDFIKAFAEIMNPEWKLTIETSLNVPLENVKAIASLVQMWYVDIKDMNPDIYKAYGRKENKQVVSNLQWLAANGYADKVIIRLPLIPEYNTDEDRQRSQQQLEEMGFTNFDKFNYIVR